In the genome of Cryptomeria japonica chromosome 8, Sugi_1.0, whole genome shotgun sequence, one region contains:
- the LOC131057237 gene encoding 2-oxoglutarate-dependent dioxygenase DAO, translating into MPLPLEPSIDQVDLPVIDISEFLEDLDGEDLSQLRDHPLLAKLRKACKEWGLFYLVNHGIPVEILDKSQKASRDLLSMPIEVKDRVTTSKPIDSYYRSPNFETFGFPDTTKSDSIAQTCLKIWPEGNANFSETTEKYAVCVSKLSEKVTKMILLSLGLDAKAFYHSHFEKCTAKLHINGYSSEKKLIGEETLPSHADSACLTVLYQDDVGGLQIRSQEGEWFNVKPLSHSFVVNLGDSFKAWTNGGYRSAVHRVVCKGWINRMSIAFITTFPMEMEIWAPAELVDDNNPRRYKPFQYSLLKHEVQTNKEIKDRTTFLELFAGI; encoded by the exons ATGCCTTTGCCCCTTGAACCCTCCATAGATCAAGTCGATCTCCCTGTAATCGACATCTCCGAATTTCTGGAAGACTTAGATGGTGAAGATCTGAGCCAGCTTCGAGATCATCCCCTTCTCGCCAAACTTAGAAAGGCGTGCAAAGAATGGGGACTTTTCTACCTTGTCAACCATGGAATTCCAGTAGAAATTCTGGACAAGTCTCAGAAAGCTAGCCGAGATTTGTTATCCATGCCGATTGAGGTGAAGGACAGAGTAACAACTTCCAAGCCAATCGATAGTTACTATCGAAGCCCTAACTTTGAGACATTCGGTTTTCCTGATACTACTAAGTCAGATTCAATAGCCCAAACGTGTTTAAAGATATGGCCAGAAGGGAATGCGAATTTCAG CGAGACAACGGAAAAATACGCTGTGTGTGTGTCAAAGCTGTCAGAAAAAGTCACGAAAATGATTCTTCTAAGCCTGGGGTTGGATGCCAAGGCTTTCTACCACTCTCACTTTGAAAAGTGCACAGCAAAATTGCACATAAACGGCTATTCATCGGAAAAAAAACTTATCGGTGAGGAGACACTGCCTTCCCATGCAGATAGCGCGTGCCTCACAGTCCTTTATCAAGATGATGTGGGAGGGCTTCAGATTCGATCTCAGGAGGGCGAGTGGTTCAACGTCAAACCTCTATCTCATTCATTTGTTGTCAATCTGGGGGACTCATTCAAG GCGTGGACGAATGGTGGATACCGCAGCGCAGTGCATCGCGTTGTTTGTAAAGGGTGGATAAATCGTATGTCTATTGCCTTCATAACTACTTTTCCAATGGAGATGGAAATCTGGGCGCCTGCGGAACTTGTTGACGACAACAATCCAAGGCGTTACAAGCCTTTCCAATACTCGCTTTTGAAGCATGAAGTTCAAACtaataaagaaattaaagatagGACTACTTTTCTCGAACTATTCGCCGGTATATGA